Proteins from a genomic interval of Oceanispirochaeta crateris:
- a CDS encoding class I SAM-dependent methyltransferase, producing MSYKTFSKTPDIGESRVMIDCPCCGGSQFKIHWKADQGIWHRCLSCSLILQNPQPVIEDILERYDSEYFEYETENEDGFLNLMLMGLHDVGFSEWDSLDSEDKSFLDIGCATGRLGAFLNDSGWNAQGVEVCREAAAYGNKHYNIEIFPGTLNEACFPDEHFRFVHSSHVIEHVNRPDLFLNEIFRILKPGGLYYCATPNCSGFQAKLFAHKWRSAIADHLCLFSKKTLRLSAESQGFRVLKTKTWGGLGEGYAPAFLKKAADKLVKPLGWGDVMMMVLQKPSDGDS from the coding sequence GTGAGTTATAAAACATTTTCAAAAACTCCAGATATTGGAGAATCAAGGGTCATGATTGATTGTCCCTGCTGCGGCGGCAGTCAATTCAAAATCCACTGGAAGGCCGATCAGGGAATCTGGCATCGCTGCCTGTCCTGCTCCCTCATCCTTCAAAACCCCCAGCCTGTTATTGAGGATATATTGGAACGCTACGATTCTGAGTATTTTGAATATGAGACCGAGAATGAAGACGGCTTTTTAAACCTTATGCTTATGGGACTCCATGATGTAGGATTTTCAGAATGGGATAGCCTCGACTCTGAGGATAAGAGCTTTCTGGATATAGGCTGTGCTACAGGGCGGTTGGGAGCTTTTTTAAATGATTCCGGATGGAATGCTCAAGGAGTGGAAGTCTGCAGAGAGGCGGCCGCCTATGGAAATAAGCATTATAATATTGAAATTTTCCCGGGGACTCTGAATGAAGCCTGTTTTCCCGATGAGCACTTTCGTTTCGTTCATTCTTCGCATGTTATTGAACATGTGAACCGGCCCGATTTGTTTTTGAATGAAATCTTCCGTATTCTGAAGCCGGGAGGCCTTTACTACTGTGCTACCCCTAATTGTTCAGGGTTTCAGGCCAAACTTTTTGCTCATAAATGGCGATCTGCTATCGCCGACCATCTCTGCCTCTTCTCTAAGAAAACCCTCCGGCTCAGTGCTGAATCCCAGGGATTTCGGGTTCTCAAAACAAAAACCTGGGGAGGCCTGGGTGAAGGATATGCCCCTGCATTCCTCAAAAAAGCAGCCGATAAACTGGTTAAGCCTCTGGGATGGGGGGATGTGATGATGATGGTTCTTCAGAAGCCCTCAGATGGAGATAGTTGA